The following are encoded together in the Terriglobia bacterium genome:
- a CDS encoding GWxTD domain-containing protein, which produces MFLLFLVAGLCSSVLPAIDSAKDLPPRYRAWLADEVNYIITREERNVFVQLPNDEARDKFIEQFWDLRNLVPGAPANPYKEEIYRRIEYAKQYLDGVHSAMGQVYITLGEPKQRARYTGRSEVRPMEIWFYQNTNPALPPYFSVIFFDRDNSGTMRLYSPYMDGPSKLTTSVMTVNDNVHSLQAIDRALGREVARTTLTLLPDGPVDLQNATTSLESDVMLSIIKNLANHPLTKAELEQRRLAERVTHRIILNEEFLDVITVALRDAAGNMNLHYLLRLHRPSDFAVQQADNKVFYSVSFAARVYGQDGKLIFKQEKDVAQYLDPVELDRLKKSLFGYEGWLALAPGKYKIDFLLTNKLNKTAYRAEREVTVPGAISKGVRLSDVVAFSNAESVGPNKDYLPFTLGGVKFTPITGEGLTYTPGQNVNILYQMWAPAGDPATYSGKNLAVDYAFGRLGATGDAKSLHEEVAKQQFDGFGSMLTGKKIALPMEAGAGNYRLLITVTDPGDPQKVYSSLNFRVLGVPGAVSPYDVHDPDLADEVRKGVPDFDRALCYLAQDDKDNALRWFKSALAKDPSNEIARSRLSGLYFAKQNYAEVAALFSRVPLTSETDEETVLRGAESMAKTGDVHRAISFLESALKEHDNSGPLYLALASYYRDEGNVEKASQLESKGRALTKE; this is translated from the coding sequence GTGTTCCTACTGTTTCTGGTTGCCGGTCTTTGCAGTTCGGTGCTGCCGGCAATAGACTCTGCAAAAGATTTGCCGCCGCGCTACCGCGCGTGGCTGGCGGATGAAGTCAACTACATCATCACCCGTGAAGAGCGGAACGTCTTTGTCCAGCTTCCCAATGACGAAGCCCGCGACAAATTCATCGAGCAGTTCTGGGACCTCCGCAACCTGGTGCCCGGCGCTCCCGCCAATCCTTACAAGGAAGAAATCTACCGGCGGATCGAATACGCCAAGCAGTACTTGGACGGCGTCCACAGCGCCATGGGGCAGGTCTACATCACCCTGGGTGAGCCCAAACAACGGGCCCGGTACACCGGCCGTTCTGAAGTCCGGCCCATGGAGATATGGTTCTACCAGAACACCAACCCCGCGCTGCCACCGTATTTCTCCGTGATTTTTTTTGACCGCGACAACAGCGGCACCATGCGGCTTTACAGCCCGTACATGGACGGCCCCAGCAAGCTGACTACGTCGGTCATGACGGTGAACGACAACGTGCACTCGCTGCAGGCGATTGACCGCGCCCTGGGCCGCGAAGTGGCCCGTACCACTCTCACGCTGCTGCCGGACGGGCCCGTGGACCTGCAAAACGCCACCACCAGCCTGGAATCGGACGTGATGCTCAGCATCATCAAGAACCTGGCCAACCATCCGCTGACCAAGGCGGAACTGGAGCAGAGACGGCTGGCCGAGCGGGTCACGCACCGCATCATACTCAATGAGGAATTCCTGGACGTAATCACCGTTGCGCTGCGCGACGCCGCGGGCAACATGAACCTGCATTACCTGTTGCGGTTGCACCGGCCATCCGATTTCGCGGTGCAGCAGGCGGACAACAAGGTGTTCTACAGCGTTTCTTTCGCGGCGCGGGTTTACGGGCAAGACGGCAAGCTGATTTTCAAACAGGAAAAAGATGTTGCCCAGTACCTTGACCCGGTGGAACTGGACCGCCTTAAAAAAAGCCTTTTCGGATACGAGGGCTGGCTGGCCCTGGCGCCGGGGAAGTACAAGATTGATTTTCTGCTCACCAACAAACTGAACAAGACGGCGTATCGCGCGGAGCGCGAAGTGACGGTCCCCGGCGCGATCAGCAAAGGCGTGCGGCTTTCTGATGTGGTGGCGTTCTCCAACGCCGAGTCGGTGGGCCCCAATAAAGACTATCTGCCGTTCACCCTCGGCGGCGTGAAGTTTACGCCCATCACCGGGGAAGGGCTGACCTACACTCCGGGGCAGAATGTGAACATCCTGTACCAGATGTGGGCGCCGGCCGGCGATCCCGCCACGTACAGCGGGAAAAACCTTGCGGTGGACTACGCGTTTGGCCGTCTGGGCGCGACCGGCGACGCCAAGAGTCTGCACGAAGAAGTGGCCAAGCAGCAGTTTGACGGTTTTGGTTCCATGCTGACAGGCAAGAAGATCGCGCTGCCGATGGAAGCGGGCGCAGGCAACTACCGCCTGCTGATTACGGTCACCGATCCGGGCGATCCACAGAAAGTGTATTCGTCACTCAACTTCCGCGTACTGGGCGTGCCGGGTGCGGTGTCTCCCTATGACGTCCACGACCCTGACCTGGCGGACGAGGTGCGCAAAGGCGTGCCGGACTTTGACCGCGCACTGTGCTACCTGGCGCAAGACGACAAAGACAACGCGCTGCGCTGGTTCAAGTCTGCTCTCGCCAAAGACCCGTCGAATGAAATCGCCCGCTCGCGTTTGTCAGGGTTGTATTTTGCCAAGCAGAATTACGCGGAAGTGGCCGCGCTGTTCAGCCGCGTGCCTTTGACTTCAGAGACCGATGAAGAGACCGTTCTGCGCGGTGCGGAGAGCATGGCGAAAACCGGTGACGTCCACCGCGCCATTTCATTCCTGGAGAGCGCGTTGAAGGAACACGATAACAGCGGCCCGCTGTACCTGGCCCTGGCCAGCTACTATCGCGACGAAGGCAACGTGGAAAAAGCCAGCCAATTGGAGTCCAAGGGCCGGGCGCTCACCAAGGAATAA
- a CDS encoding tetratricopeptide repeat protein codes for MLRSSFVVTLLLGLAATAGAQLTPGSARERQIYGQIRIDGRAAPQGVLVLLDRARGRDATYSNGTGELGTAMTDSRGKFFFDHVDQGQEFTDGARYVVTVRYPGYRVATQVLDLTATRTGYANLDLLRDTSKDAPNVPPGGPGATISAKQPATPKAQEEWAKGQELLNKHDPRASIKNFKKVVELEPQYEMGYLLLGTAYLQTQEFGQAQSAFEKAAKINPRDPTAFLGLGNAMNQQHDFSGAVKPLQHSLELANSAEAHYELGRSLWGLGKWQDAEPHAQKALEISKDFAPAHVLMGNILLRHRDAKAALAEFQEYLRLEPQGQFAAPVKEIVAKIEKGLAQR; via the coding sequence ATGTTGCGCTCTAGCTTCGTCGTCACTTTGCTGTTGGGCCTAGCGGCAACGGCCGGCGCCCAGTTGACTCCCGGGTCGGCCCGGGAACGGCAGATTTACGGCCAGATCCGCATTGATGGCCGTGCCGCGCCGCAAGGAGTCCTGGTATTGCTGGACCGCGCACGGGGACGCGACGCGACCTACAGCAACGGCACCGGCGAACTCGGCACCGCCATGACAGATTCACGCGGCAAATTCTTTTTTGATCACGTGGACCAGGGGCAGGAGTTTACAGATGGCGCGCGCTACGTGGTGACCGTCCGTTACCCCGGTTACCGGGTGGCAACACAAGTCCTGGACTTGACCGCCACGCGCACCGGATACGCCAACCTGGACTTGCTGCGCGATACCAGCAAGGACGCACCCAACGTTCCACCCGGCGGCCCGGGAGCTACGATTTCAGCCAAGCAACCTGCAACGCCCAAGGCCCAGGAAGAGTGGGCCAAGGGCCAGGAGTTGCTCAACAAACATGATCCCAGGGCCAGCATCAAGAATTTCAAGAAGGTTGTTGAACTCGAGCCGCAATATGAAATGGGCTACTTGCTCCTGGGGACTGCGTACCTGCAGACGCAGGAATTTGGGCAGGCCCAGTCGGCGTTTGAAAAAGCGGCCAAGATTAATCCCCGCGATCCTACGGCGTTCCTGGGCCTGGGCAATGCGATGAACCAGCAGCACGACTTCAGCGGCGCCGTGAAACCGCTGCAACATAGCCTGGAGCTGGCCAATTCGGCGGAGGCCCACTATGAGCTGGGCAGGAGCCTGTGGGGACTAGGCAAGTGGCAGGACGCCGAACCGCATGCACAGAAAGCCCTGGAGATCAGTAAGGACTTTGCTCCGGCGCACGTCCTCATGGGCAACATCCTGTTGCGCCATCGCGACGCCAAGGCTGCACTGGCTGAATTTCAGGAATATCTGCGGCTGGAGCCACAAGGGCAATTTGCCGCGCCCGTCAAAGAAATCGTCGCCAAGATCGAAAAGGGCCTGGCGCAGCGGTAG
- a CDS encoding carboxypeptidase regulatory-like domain-containing protein — protein MKGNLGGSVVDTTGAVIPGAKVTLATPTGSETVNSDAEGNFLFSRLAPGMYSLKVEKQGFKASEVKGVEVAIGRTANVKMQLQAGAITETVEVSAEAVTVDVTSTASGSNLSDTFYSKIPTPRNVSSLFYVAPGVADSGGAGRANPSISGGSGLENLYVADGVNITDAAFGGLGVFTRNQGSVGTGINLTFIKEVQVKTGGFEPQYGQATGGVVQIVTKSGGQAYHGAIAGYGSSRSMAATRKSPDDVRFFNSGRLDNPADFDVSGEIGGYVPKFKQHLFFFGAYNPSWVFNYATAPQFADDHIPTPADPAIPVGLFSARGNSPFVLRTFVNNYAGKLTYKMNDKHSIESSVFGDPSRNNQGPENLALASSTDGGFSKWDYGTRNWVVRYNGTMSPTWLVNANFTWSNNRFTETPLRDIFSITDLSQGAPIALSGFGFKEDHDANDFAYTVDTSKVVKFWGQHTLSLGFNDQLLNYDNNRTRSGPKYAPPATNAVGAAVSYSTCPGPVCPLNPGTLADASFNVLVEPGCTLCPVTLVPGNPIPQPIALDVSRGQFGGNFTPTEGLYYAGYANDTWSMNKHITVSAGLRWEQYTMRGTAVGYTFTGNWAPRLGVVIDPKGDRKGKIYANFGRYNYQMPLDAAIRSLSSELDLSGMFFAPGSPGQVLTRGADGSLPLTVAIDGAHFLNNAAGGVAGAPIVSAQAAGEAFAPGTKMQYEDEWIVGYEHELKHGVVFSVRYLDRRLKRVVEDMAGVSPEGAVAGITQNFVIGNPSKSTDLFINEPASVIQAAGAACSGPVNLGTSNTGAAGPVDANGNLIGGLVNQQLCFPALASGATPAAIGADGTPDGFVNPVRNYQAVEVEFNKGFSNGWLMRANYRFARLRGNYEGAFRNDNAQTDPSISSLFDFTPGSFNLLGDQFKTGSLNTDRHHLLNTFFSYTMQSGRFKSLTLGTGIRFQGGTPISQLADHPVYQNSGEVPIGGRGALGRTSMLGQGDMHADYPWKFNEHSTVRFAVDLFNVTNSKTATVVDQNRDLSGGAAFSNVDFNKPGNSNTNAGLLTGYQEPFRARFSLRWEF, from the coding sequence GTGAAGGGCAATTTGGGCGGATCGGTGGTGGATACCACCGGAGCCGTGATTCCCGGGGCCAAAGTCACGCTGGCCACGCCGACCGGCTCAGAAACCGTGAACAGCGATGCTGAGGGAAATTTCCTGTTCAGCCGGCTGGCTCCCGGCATGTATAGCCTGAAAGTCGAGAAGCAAGGTTTCAAGGCTTCTGAAGTCAAAGGAGTGGAAGTAGCCATTGGTCGCACGGCGAACGTGAAGATGCAATTGCAAGCGGGCGCCATCACGGAAACCGTGGAAGTGAGCGCTGAAGCCGTCACGGTTGATGTGACCTCCACCGCGTCAGGGTCAAACCTGAGCGACACTTTCTATTCCAAAATCCCCACGCCCCGCAATGTTTCCAGCCTGTTCTACGTGGCTCCGGGAGTTGCGGACAGCGGCGGAGCAGGCCGCGCGAACCCTTCCATCTCCGGCGGCTCCGGCCTGGAAAACCTGTACGTGGCTGACGGCGTCAACATTACCGATGCGGCCTTCGGCGGGTTAGGCGTCTTCACCCGTAACCAGGGCTCGGTGGGTACCGGCATCAACCTGACCTTCATCAAGGAAGTCCAGGTGAAGACCGGCGGCTTTGAGCCTCAATACGGCCAGGCGACGGGCGGCGTGGTGCAGATCGTCACCAAGTCCGGCGGCCAGGCATACCATGGCGCCATTGCGGGTTACGGTTCGTCACGCAGCATGGCGGCCACCCGCAAGAGTCCTGACGACGTGCGTTTCTTCAATTCCGGGCGGCTTGATAACCCCGCCGACTTTGACGTGAGCGGCGAGATCGGCGGCTACGTTCCCAAGTTCAAGCAGCACCTCTTCTTCTTCGGAGCGTACAATCCATCCTGGGTGTTCAACTACGCTACGGCGCCCCAGTTCGCGGATGACCATATTCCCACCCCCGCAGATCCGGCCATACCGGTTGGCCTGTTCTCTGCTCGCGGCAACAGCCCCTTCGTCCTGCGAACGTTTGTGAACAACTACGCCGGCAAGCTGACGTACAAGATGAATGACAAGCATTCGATCGAGTCTTCCGTGTTCGGAGACCCTTCGCGCAACAACCAGGGTCCTGAGAACCTGGCGCTGGCGTCCTCGACGGACGGCGGCTTCAGCAAGTGGGACTACGGCACACGCAACTGGGTGGTTCGCTACAACGGAACAATGTCTCCGACGTGGCTGGTGAATGCAAACTTTACCTGGAGCAACAACCGCTTTACGGAAACACCGCTGCGTGACATTTTTTCGATTACGGATTTGAGCCAGGGAGCTCCCATCGCGCTCTCCGGCTTCGGTTTCAAAGAAGACCATGACGCGAATGATTTCGCGTACACTGTTGATACCTCCAAGGTGGTCAAATTCTGGGGCCAGCACACCTTGTCTCTCGGCTTCAACGACCAGTTGCTGAACTATGACAACAATCGCACGCGCAGCGGTCCCAAATACGCTCCGCCGGCCACCAACGCAGTGGGCGCGGCAGTGTCTTATTCCACCTGTCCCGGTCCCGTTTGCCCGCTGAACCCCGGTACCCTGGCGGACGCCAGTTTCAATGTCCTGGTTGAGCCCGGTTGCACGTTGTGTCCCGTTACGCTCGTGCCCGGGAACCCTATTCCACAGCCAATAGCGCTGGACGTGAGCCGTGGCCAATTCGGCGGCAACTTTACGCCGACCGAAGGTTTGTACTACGCCGGGTATGCCAACGACACCTGGAGCATGAACAAACACATTACGGTAAGCGCCGGGCTGCGTTGGGAGCAGTACACCATGCGTGGCACCGCGGTGGGCTACACCTTCACCGGTAACTGGGCCCCGCGGTTGGGGGTAGTGATTGATCCCAAGGGCGATCGCAAAGGCAAGATTTACGCGAACTTTGGACGCTACAACTACCAGATGCCGCTGGACGCCGCGATCCGGTCTCTGAGTTCGGAACTGGATCTTTCCGGAATGTTCTTTGCCCCTGGCTCACCGGGCCAGGTACTGACTAGAGGTGCTGACGGTTCGCTGCCCTTGACCGTTGCCATTGACGGCGCGCATTTCCTGAACAACGCTGCGGGCGGTGTCGCCGGAGCGCCCATCGTGTCTGCCCAGGCGGCTGGCGAAGCATTCGCGCCTGGAACCAAGATGCAGTACGAAGATGAATGGATCGTAGGCTACGAACACGAACTCAAGCACGGCGTGGTCTTCAGCGTACGCTATCTTGACCGCCGCTTGAAGAGAGTGGTGGAGGACATGGCGGGCGTCTCGCCCGAGGGCGCGGTCGCGGGAATCACGCAGAATTTCGTGATCGGCAACCCGTCGAAGAGCACGGACCTGTTCATCAATGAGCCAGCGTCTGTCATTCAAGCCGCGGGCGCGGCTTGCAGCGGTCCCGTGAATCTGGGTACGTCAAACACCGGCGCTGCGGGGCCGGTGGATGCCAACGGCAACCTGATCGGTGGTCTGGTCAACCAGCAGTTGTGCTTCCCGGCACTGGCCAGCGGCGCAACCCCTGCTGCCATTGGAGCTGACGGCACACCAGACGGCTTCGTTAACCCGGTACGCAACTACCAGGCAGTCGAAGTCGAATTCAACAAAGGGTTCAGCAACGGCTGGCTGATGCGCGCCAACTATCGGTTTGCCCGCTTGCGCGGCAACTACGAAGGCGCGTTCCGCAATGACAACGCCCAGACTGACCCCAGCATCAGCTCGTTGTTCGACTTCACTCCGGGATCGTTCAACCTGTTGGGCGACCAGTTCAAGACTGGCTCGTTGAACACGGACCGCCATCACCTGCTGAATACGTTCTTCAGTTACACCATGCAGAGCGGACGCTTCAAGTCGCTGACCTTGGGCACCGGCATACGGTTCCAGGGCGGCACGCCGATCAGCCAATTGGCGGACCATCCGGTGTACCAGAACTCCGGTGAAGTACCCATCGGCGGACGCGGCGCCTTGGGACGCACCTCCATGCTTGGCCAGGGCGACATGCACGCTGACTACCCGTGGAAGTTCAACGAGCACTCCACGGTGCGTTTTGCCGTGGACCTGTTCAACGTAACCAACTCCAAAACCGCCACGGTGGTGGACCAGAACCGCGATCTTTCCGGCGGCGCTGCGTTCTCCAACGTGGACTTCAATAAGCCCGGCAATTCCAACACCAACGCCGGGTTGCTGACCGGTTATCAGGAGCCTTTCCGCGCCCGGTTCTCCCTGCGCTGGGAGTTCTAG
- a CDS encoding LemA family protein, with the protein MALIVVLVLIGLVVLVLAGMYNSLVQLRVRADSAWSDIDVQLKRRHDLIPNLVETVKGYAAHEKGTFENIAKFRSQAMQATTPGDKAVAENQLSGALKSLFAVAENYPELKASEQFTGLQSSLNSIEDNIQNARRYYNAVIRDYNTRVQSFPSNIIAGMFGFTSKQFFEVEAPGDRENVQVKF; encoded by the coding sequence ATGGCGCTGATTGTGGTTCTGGTCCTGATCGGCCTGGTGGTCTTGGTCCTGGCTGGCATGTACAACAGCCTGGTGCAGCTCCGGGTGAGGGCCGACTCGGCTTGGTCGGACATTGACGTGCAACTCAAGCGCCGCCATGACTTGATCCCCAACCTGGTGGAGACCGTCAAGGGTTACGCCGCGCACGAAAAAGGGACGTTCGAAAACATCGCCAAGTTCCGCTCTCAGGCCATGCAAGCCACCACGCCGGGCGACAAAGCTGTGGCAGAAAACCAGCTCAGCGGCGCATTGAAAAGCTTGTTCGCGGTGGCTGAGAATTATCCGGAACTGAAAGCTTCTGAGCAGTTTACCGGCCTGCAGAGCTCGCTCAACTCGATTGAAGACAACATTCAGAATGCGCGGCGCTACTACAACGCCGTGATTCGCGACTACAACACGCGCGTGCAATCGTTCCCCAGCAACATCATTGCCGGCATGTTCGGCTTCACCAGCAAACAGTTCTTTGAAGTAGAGGCGCCCGGCGACCGCGAAAACGTCCAGGTAAAGTTCTGA
- a CDS encoding DUF2207 domain-containing protein, with amino-acid sequence MTHKARAFSLRGMGRIGLLLLVVLLAAAPAWGRSIRVTRWDTTAHVGSDGSARITEQITYLFTGAYHGVYRDIPIEYPGPRGSNYSLFLKIEKVTDAIGSPLKYEKSTKDGFLKLKVTVPGAVDASKMVIFEYSVANAVKFFGDHEEFYWNVTGNDSPLPIEHASAIVYLPENTSGSLQAQAFVGTYGSTERGRVSVEGPVASAETTAPLPMHGGLTIDVYIPKDLLKEPGAFTKIGWFLRSNPIVTLPLWAFAVMFPLWWLKGRDPDPGMSVAPMYEPPEKMGPAEVGTLIDDSVEPRDITSVMVDLAVRGYIKIVETQNKGLLFTTKDYDLQLLKDRNDWSGLTDYERAMLDRIFYAGNTTRVSDLRNRFYTAIPLIKDEIMGALKTKGMYTLDPDSSKAYLGLGALAVLAPYALAQWFKIADFLNSIGPAIVCVVIAVAIIVLFGRQLSATSMKGARTRVQILGFQDFMNRVDADRLKRMPPDTFEKFLPYAMALGVEHHWAKAFEGIIQNPPNWYQGDWTTFNTFYFVNSLGTMSQTASAAFVAAPRASSSSSGFSGGGFSSGGFSGGGFGGGGTGGW; translated from the coding sequence ATGACGCACAAGGCCAGAGCGTTCTCGCTCCGCGGGATGGGCAGGATAGGGCTCCTTCTTCTCGTTGTCCTGCTGGCCGCTGCACCGGCCTGGGGCAGGAGTATCCGCGTAACGCGCTGGGACACCACAGCGCACGTGGGTTCCGATGGCTCCGCTCGAATCACGGAACAAATCACCTACCTGTTCACCGGGGCGTATCACGGTGTGTACCGCGATATCCCCATCGAGTATCCGGGTCCCCGAGGCAGTAACTACTCCCTGTTCCTGAAAATTGAGAAAGTCACGGACGCCATCGGCTCGCCCCTGAAGTACGAGAAGAGCACCAAAGACGGCTTCCTGAAGCTCAAAGTCACCGTGCCGGGAGCGGTGGACGCCTCCAAGATGGTGATCTTCGAATACTCGGTGGCCAACGCGGTGAAGTTCTTTGGCGATCACGAAGAGTTCTACTGGAATGTGACCGGCAATGATTCGCCCTTGCCCATTGAGCACGCCTCGGCCATCGTCTATTTGCCCGAGAACACCAGTGGTTCGCTGCAGGCGCAGGCCTTCGTCGGCACTTATGGATCGACAGAGCGCGGCCGCGTTTCGGTGGAAGGTCCCGTCGCGAGCGCCGAAACAACTGCGCCTTTGCCCATGCACGGCGGCCTCACGATTGATGTTTACATCCCGAAAGATCTCCTGAAAGAACCGGGTGCATTCACCAAAATCGGCTGGTTCCTGCGCAGCAACCCGATCGTCACCCTACCGCTGTGGGCCTTTGCCGTGATGTTCCCGCTGTGGTGGCTCAAAGGACGCGACCCTGACCCTGGCATGTCTGTGGCGCCCATGTATGAGCCTCCGGAAAAGATGGGGCCGGCGGAAGTCGGCACGCTGATCGATGACAGCGTGGAGCCGCGCGACATCACCTCCGTGATGGTGGACCTGGCGGTCCGCGGCTACATCAAGATCGTGGAGACCCAGAACAAGGGACTGCTCTTCACCACCAAGGATTACGATCTCCAATTGTTGAAAGACCGCAACGACTGGAGCGGCCTCACCGACTACGAGCGCGCCATGCTGGACCGGATTTTTTATGCCGGCAATACCACGCGCGTGTCAGACCTGCGCAACCGCTTCTACACCGCCATTCCCTTGATCAAAGACGAGATCATGGGCGCGCTCAAAACCAAGGGCATGTACACGCTGGACCCTGATTCATCCAAGGCGTACCTGGGATTGGGCGCTTTGGCCGTGCTGGCTCCGTACGCGCTGGCGCAATGGTTCAAGATCGCTGATTTCCTCAACTCCATCGGGCCAGCGATTGTGTGCGTAGTGATCGCCGTGGCCATCATTGTTCTTTTTGGACGGCAGCTCAGCGCCACCAGCATGAAAGGCGCGCGCACCCGCGTGCAGATTCTCGGGTTCCAGGACTTCATGAACCGCGTGGACGCTGACCGGCTCAAGCGCATGCCGCCCGACACGTTTGAGAAGTTTCTGCCTTACGCCATGGCCCTGGGCGTGGAGCATCATTGGGCCAAGGCATTTGAAGGCATTATTCAGAACCCGCCCAACTGGTACCAGGGCGATTGGACAACCTTTAACACCTTCTACTTTGTGAACAGTCTGGGCACTATGTCGCAGACCGCGAGCGCGGCTTTCGTGGCCGCTCCGCGCGCCAGTTCCAGTTCCTCCGGATTTAGCGGAGGCGGCTTTTCCAGCGGGGGCTTCTCCGGCGGCGGCTTTGGCGGCGGTGGCACCGGCGGTTGGTAG
- a CDS encoding PilZ domain-containing protein has protein sequence MSEARTGKRFPLELPIRIHGKGGDDKGTTADMSSAGVYIMADVDLNVGSPIEFDITLPAAVLGTPTDVEVRCTGRVVRKDTETAAGSNAGKKKKKNGVACVIDQYKFIRKGKGTK, from the coding sequence ATGTCAGAAGCAAGGACAGGAAAACGGTTTCCGCTTGAGCTGCCGATTCGTATCCACGGCAAAGGCGGCGATGACAAAGGGACCACCGCCGATATGAGCTCCGCGGGCGTCTACATCATGGCCGATGTTGATCTCAATGTAGGCTCGCCCATCGAATTTGATATCACCCTTCCCGCCGCCGTGCTGGGCACCCCCACCGACGTGGAAGTGCGCTGCACCGGGCGCGTGGTGCGCAAAGATACCGAGACGGCGGCCGGCTCCAACGCCGGGAAAAAGAAGAAAAAGAACGGCGTCGCTTGCGTCATTGACCAGTACAAATTCATACGCAAAGGCAAAGGAACCAAGTAA
- a CDS encoding response regulator transcription factor — translation MLKIILADNQAIFRTGAAKVLAVEDDLRIVAQAENSEKMMMALEKFHATVMIFGADIHTSLPAVVEAARKFKTKLVAIADTGQDSRHFLTNGVHGVIYRNVSGESLVQCVRKVSKGETWVQDTQESKETAENDLVGARVRDRLTAKELKIVALIVQGYKNKEIASQLGTTEQVIKNYLRNVYDKIGVSDRLELALFTIHHRILAEAAATSVAAVATQSRA, via the coding sequence ATGCTGAAGATCATTTTGGCCGATAACCAAGCTATTTTCCGCACCGGAGCGGCAAAGGTCCTGGCGGTTGAAGACGATCTGCGCATTGTCGCTCAGGCGGAAAACTCAGAAAAGATGATGATGGCCCTGGAAAAATTCCACGCCACGGTGATGATCTTTGGCGCCGATATCCATACCAGCCTTCCCGCGGTCGTAGAGGCCGCGCGCAAATTCAAAACCAAGCTGGTGGCCATCGCCGATACCGGCCAGGATTCCCGCCATTTCCTGACCAACGGCGTGCACGGCGTGATCTACCGCAACGTGAGCGGCGAATCCCTGGTGCAATGCGTGCGCAAAGTCAGCAAGGGCGAGACTTGGGTCCAGGACACGCAGGAGAGCAAAGAAACCGCGGAAAATGATCTGGTGGGAGCGCGGGTGCGCGACCGCCTTACCGCCAAGGAACTAAAGATCGTGGCGCTGATCGTGCAGGGCTATAAGAACAAGGAGATCGCCTCCCAGCTGGGCACCACGGAACAGGTCATCAAAAACTACCTGCGCAATGTGTATGACAAGATTGGCGTCTCTGACCGGCTGGAGCTGGCGTTGTTCACCATCCATCACCGCATTCTGGCGGAAGCCGCAGCCACCTCCGTCGCGGCAGTCGCCACGCAGAGCCGGGCTTAA
- a CDS encoding response regulator, which translates to MARILCVDDEPHVVTLKCAILEQAGHTVTASTSARDAIDKLQNNVYDAVVTDWRLGDANGRAVVQAAKNNSSMPVVVVSGFVAEAFQAAEPLADLYLEKPVNPEELVTIVNELLKSSERAASR; encoded by the coding sequence ATGGCCAGGATCCTTTGCGTAGACGACGAACCACACGTGGTCACCCTGAAGTGTGCCATCCTTGAACAGGCTGGCCACACCGTGACAGCGTCCACCTCCGCGCGCGATGCCATCGATAAGCTGCAGAACAATGTTTACGATGCGGTGGTGACGGACTGGCGGCTGGGCGACGCCAACGGACGTGCCGTGGTCCAGGCGGCAAAGAACAACAGCAGCATGCCCGTGGTGGTGGTGTCAGGATTTGTGGCTGAGGCGTTTCAGGCCGCGGAACCGCTGGCTGACTTGTATCTGGAAAAGCCGGTGAATCCGGAAGAGCTGGTGACGATTGTCAACGAACTGCTGAAGAGCAGCGAACGCGCCGCTTCCCGCTAA